One region of Aeromicrobium sp. Sec7.5 genomic DNA includes:
- a CDS encoding MlaD family protein, producing the protein MNRLRTGLVGVAVVAVLGAGLAGCGTTAADLPLPGTSMPGDTYRVSATFDDALNLAQGASVKVNGVVVGRVVEIGVEDLKAVVSMDIATDTRIGTTADFRLRTTTALGELFVDVVENPAAAAPATDPAATDPAPGGASLLEDGARVDPDRSSAAPTVEDTLSAASLFINGGGLSQIQTIVDETNLAIGGREDTVRDVLHRITSTASTVTDMSADIDAALAAVAEASGVLAARQGTIDRALTEIAPAAQVLDQNTASLVDLLTSIDALGAVVVPTIAQTRDDIAAIAAQAGPIFAEVASVEPRLDAGVEQILAFVAGMQSGVPGSFLNTHLALRGSLGIGDLSLIAPSSDGSPLPEIAPDLVQDLNQLPLISTLTGLAPTPGSSPAPGATAPGGNPLDDLLKGLTGGAS; encoded by the coding sequence GTGAACCGGCTCAGGACGGGTCTCGTCGGCGTCGCCGTGGTCGCGGTCCTCGGCGCGGGCCTGGCGGGCTGCGGCACCACCGCCGCCGACCTCCCGCTGCCCGGCACGTCGATGCCGGGCGACACCTACCGGGTCTCCGCCACGTTCGACGACGCGCTCAACCTCGCGCAGGGCGCCTCCGTCAAGGTCAATGGCGTCGTGGTCGGTCGGGTCGTCGAGATCGGGGTCGAGGACCTGAAGGCCGTCGTCTCGATGGACATCGCCACCGACACCCGGATCGGCACCACGGCCGACTTCCGCCTGCGGACGACGACGGCGTTGGGCGAGCTCTTCGTCGACGTCGTGGAGAACCCTGCTGCGGCCGCACCCGCGACCGACCCAGCCGCGACCGACCCAGCTCCCGGTGGTGCTTCCCTGCTCGAGGACGGGGCCCGGGTCGACCCCGACCGGTCGTCGGCCGCCCCCACGGTCGAGGACACGCTCTCGGCGGCCTCGCTCTTCATCAACGGCGGAGGGCTGAGCCAGATCCAGACCATCGTCGACGAGACGAACCTCGCGATCGGCGGTCGCGAGGACACCGTGCGTGACGTGCTGCACCGCATCACCTCCACCGCGTCCACCGTCACCGACATGAGCGCCGACATCGACGCGGCACTCGCCGCCGTCGCCGAGGCCTCCGGCGTCCTGGCGGCTCGTCAGGGCACGATCGACCGGGCCCTGACCGAGATCGCACCGGCCGCGCAGGTGCTCGACCAGAACACCGCTTCGCTCGTCGACCTCCTGACGTCGATCGATGCGCTCGGGGCCGTCGTGGTGCCCACGATCGCGCAGACCCGTGACGACATCGCGGCCATCGCCGCGCAGGCGGGGCCGATCTTCGCCGAGGTCGCCTCGGTCGAGCCGCGTCTGGACGCGGGGGTGGAGCAGATCCTCGCCTTCGTGGCCGGCATGCAGTCGGGCGTGCCGGGCTCCTTCCTCAACACCCACCTCGCGCTCCGGGGATCACTCGGCATCGGCGATCTCAGCCTGATCGCTCCGTCGAGCGACGGCTCCCCGCTGCCCGAGATCGCTCCCGACCTGGTCCAGGACCTCAACCAGCTGCCGCTCATCAGCACGCTGACCGGACTCGCGCCGACCCCGGGCTCGAGCCCGGCTCCCGGGGCCACCGCGCCGGGCGGCAACCCGCTCGACGACCTGCTCAAGGGACTCACCGGAGGTGCCTCGTGA
- a CDS encoding MlaD family protein, with protein MKRLPLSLMAPAVALLAVFVLTTVYVYQSFLGGSIAQRPTTVTVELSETGGLFERSSVTYRGVKVGQVTEIRTTATGVEAELALDPGIEVPASSRAVVRNLSPAGEQFLDLQPESESGSVFADGDTIALDRTETPTTIAESLNAIDTLMSQVEPADLQVTLDELSVAFADPDDLATVVDSSQQILETLDAYWPETERIIANSGTVLRTGVELEPQLRTLAPAALSLTQFLAGYDPKLRTMLQDTPARVTELRSFTSTVGLKLPAMLTAMGEFTDMTLPYRPHLWQLLADLPEGFTEFASTINGGFLNAVMLVDTRPFAEAVCRYAPDPVPTDPTRLAVDTSRGCSADFGLQQRGSANAPGPVGVLAP; from the coding sequence GTGAAGCGTCTGCCCCTGAGCCTCATGGCCCCCGCCGTGGCGCTGCTGGCCGTCTTCGTCCTGACGACCGTGTACGTCTACCAGTCGTTCCTGGGGGGATCGATCGCGCAGCGGCCCACGACCGTCACGGTGGAGCTCAGCGAGACGGGCGGACTGTTCGAGCGCTCGTCGGTCACCTACCGCGGGGTCAAGGTGGGGCAGGTCACCGAGATCCGCACCACCGCGACGGGCGTGGAGGCCGAGCTCGCGCTCGACCCCGGCATCGAGGTCCCGGCGTCCTCGCGGGCGGTCGTCCGCAACCTGTCGCCGGCGGGGGAGCAGTTCCTGGACCTCCAGCCGGAGAGCGAGTCCGGCTCCGTGTTCGCCGACGGCGACACGATCGCCCTGGACCGCACCGAGACGCCGACGACGATCGCGGAGTCGCTGAACGCGATCGACACGCTGATGTCGCAGGTCGAACCGGCCGACCTCCAGGTCACGCTCGACGAGCTCAGCGTCGCGTTCGCCGATCCCGACGACCTGGCGACGGTCGTCGACTCGAGCCAGCAGATCCTGGAGACCCTCGACGCCTACTGGCCCGAGACCGAGCGGATCATCGCGAACTCGGGCACCGTGCTGCGCACCGGGGTCGAGCTCGAGCCGCAGCTGCGCACGCTGGCGCCCGCCGCTCTCAGCCTGACCCAGTTCCTCGCCGGCTACGATCCCAAGCTGCGCACGATGCTGCAGGACACCCCGGCACGGGTGACGGAGCTCCGCTCCTTCACGTCGACCGTGGGGCTCAAGCTCCCGGCCATGTTGACGGCGATGGGCGAGTTCACCGACATGACCCTGCCGTACCGGCCCCATCTGTGGCAGCTCTTGGCCGACCTGCCGGAGGGCTTCACGGAGTTCGCGTCGACGATCAACGGTGGCTTCCTCAACGCCGTCATGCTCGTCGACACCAGGCCCTTCGCCGAGGCGGTCTGCCGCTACGCGCCCGACCCCGTGCCCACCGATCCGACGCGGCTCGCGGTCGACACGTCCCGGGGCTGCTCGGCCGACTTCGGCCTGCAGCAGCGCGGCTCGGCCAACGCGCCCGGTCCGGTCGGGGTGCTCGCTCCGTGA